In Carcharodon carcharias isolate sCarCar2 chromosome 31, sCarCar2.pri, whole genome shotgun sequence, a genomic segment contains:
- the LOC121271817 gene encoding achaete-scute homolog 1-like, with protein MEIPHVQCVTLALETDTSGGRKRRVCPPACPPPRRRPYQAPGGLSTTSLRRNERERNRVRLVNLGFANLQRHVPQRGPGKRMSKVDTLRSAVEYIQMLEVLLKEQSSGDSQLCPNSATGRGSISDSPLSSYSSEDTSHDSIYSEQEFMAYKDWLVIE; from the coding sequence ATGGAGATCCCGCACGTGCAGTGTGTCACCCTGGCGCTGGAGACGGACACCTCGGGTGGCCGGAAGAGGAGGGTGTGCCCGCCCGCTTGCCCACCACCACGGCGACGGCCATACCAGGCTCCCGGCGGGCTGTCCACTACCAGCTTGCGGCGTAACGAGCGGGAGAGGAACCGGGTCCGGCTGGTCAACCTGGGTTTCGCCAACCTGCAGCGGCACGTGCCCCAGCGCGGGCCGGGCAAGAGGATGAGCAAAGTGGACACCCTGCGGTCAGCGGTCGAGTACATCCAGATGCTGGAGGTCCTGCTGAAGGAACAGAGCTCAGGGGACTCCCAACTGTGCCCCAACTCAGCGACAGGCAGAGGATCCATCTCCGACTCCCCCCTCTCTTCTTACTCATCCGAGGACACCTCTCACGACTCCATCTACTCTGAGCAGGAATTCATGGCTTACAAGGACTGGCtggtgattgagtga